A stretch of the Ctenopharyngodon idella isolate HZGC_01 chromosome 14, HZGC01, whole genome shotgun sequence genome encodes the following:
- the slc25a5 gene encoding ADP/ATP translocase 2: MNETAISFAKDFLAGGIAAAISKTAVAPIERVKLLLQVQHASKQITVDKQYKGIMDCVVRIPKEQGFLSFWRGNLANVIRYFPTQALNFAFKDKYKKVFLDGVDKRTQFWRYFAGNLASGGAAGATSLCFVYPLDFARTRLAADVGKAGAEREFSGLGNCLVKIFKSDGLKGLYQGFNVSVQGIIIYRAAYFGIYDTAKGMMPDPKNTHIVISWMIAQTVTAVAGLTSYPFDTVRRRMMMQSGRKGADIMYSGTIDCWKKIARDEGGKAFFKGAWSNVLRGMGGAFVLVLYDELKKVI; encoded by the exons ATGAATGAGACCGCCATCTCTTTCGCCAAGGACTTCTTGGCCGGTGGTATTGCCGCTGCTATCTCTAAAACTGCCGTGGCCCCCATCGAGAGAGTCAAGCTACTGCTTCAG gtgcaacatgctagcaaacagATTACAGTGGATAAGCAGTACAAGGGCATTATGGACTGCGTGGTGCGTATTCCCAAGGAGCAGGGCTTCCTGTCGTTCTGGAGAGGAAACTTGGCCAACGTCATCAGATACTTCCCCACCCAGGCCCTCAACTTTGCTTTCAAGGACAAGTACAAGAAGGTCTTCCTTGATGGCGTAGACAAGCGCACCCAGTTCTGGAGGTACTTCGCTGGCAACCTAGCCTCAGGTGGTGCTGCCGGTGCCACATCCCTCTGCTTTGTGTACCCCCTCGACTTTGCAAGAACCCGTCTGGCTGCTGATGTCGGCAAGGCTGGAGCAGAGAGAGAGTTCTCTGGCCTGGGTAACTGCTTGGTAAAGATCTTCAAGTCTGATGGTCTCAAAGGATTGTACCAGGGCTTCAACGTATCTGTGCAGGGTATCATCATTTACAGAGCTGCCTACTTTGGCATCTACGACACAGCCAAGG GTATGATGCCAGATCCCAAAAACACCCACATTGTTATCAGCTGGATGATTGCTCAGACTGTGACTGCTGTTGCTGGTCTTACATCCTACCCCTTCGACACAGTCCGTCGTCGTATGATGATGCAGTCTGGACGCAAAGGAG CTGACATCATGTACAGTGGCACAATTGACTGCTGGAAGAAGATCGCGCGTGATGAGGGTGGCAAGGCTTTCTTCAAGGGAGCCTGGTCCAATGTTCTCAGAGGCATGGGTGGTGCCTTTGTGCTGGTCTTGTATGATGAGCTGAAGAAGGTCATTTAA